The segment GGGGTCCACGATCACCGGCTTCGTGAGCACGGTCCGGACGGGGACGGGCTCGCCGGGCTCGGATGCGGTGGACGCGGACTCCGCGGGGGCCGGATCCGTGATCGCGGGCTGTTCGGTCGGCATCGGCGGCGTCCGCGGATCCTCGGCCGCGGGCACGTGATCCGTGTCCGCCGATTCCTGGCGCGGCGGCAGCAGGTCCAGCACCGCCTGCCGGTGGGCGTCGCTCGTCGCGTCGTCGTACGGGTCCGGGGTGGCCGGCACCTGGAGCCGGTGGACCGGCCCTGATCCGAGCCGCGCGTAGCCGCGCCCCGACGGCACCTGGTCGACGGGGGTGGTGTGCGGCGGTGCGCCGAGGACCGTCTCCAGCTGCTCCCTCGACGCCGGGCCGAGGGCGACCCGCGCGCGGGTGTGCTGGAGCACGGCGTCGCTCAGGGAGTCCAGGGCGTCGAAGTGCTCGGCGACGACCACCGTGACCCCGGCCGCGCGGCCGTGCCGCAGGGGGACCTGGAGGAGGCTCTGCGGATCCTTGCGGCCGTCGGCGTCGGCCAGATGGGTGAAGGCGGTGGGGCGGTCCAGAAGGATCCACAGCGGGTGCTTGGTGTCGTCGGGCTGCGGCCGGCCCTCCTGCCGGGCCTGGTTCGCGGCGACGAGCCGGCGCTCCGTCTCGCCCGCCGCCCACTCCAGGGCCGCCAGCGCGCCGGCGAACCCGATCTCGACCGCCAGGACGCCGTCCCGGCCGGCGAGACAGGCGTACTCGCCGGTGCCGCCGCCCTCGATCACGAGGACGTCGCCGTGCTCCAGCGCCTGGAGGGCGATGGAGCGCAGCAGGGTGGAGGTGCCGCTGCCGGGCCGGCCGACCGCCAGCAGGTGCGGCTCGGTGGACCGGATGCCGGTGCGCCAGACGACCGGGGGGACGTCGCGCCGGTCCTCGCCGTGGGCGAGGGGGAGCGTGCGCTGGACTCCGGCCGGGTCGGTGAAGCCCAGGACCGTCTCGCCCGGGGCGGTGACGAAACGCTGGGCGGCGATGTCGGTGGGGAGGGCGGTGAGGACGGTGAGCGTGAGCTCGTTGCCCTCCTCGTCCCAGTCGAAGTGGTACTCGCGCCCGCGGCCGGACTTCGCGGCGAGCAGCTGCTCGATCCGGGCGCGCGGGCCGGGCTCCCCGTCCGGGAAATAGGCCGGGTAGCGGATCACGAGGCGGGCCACGCGGCCCGAGTCGTCGAACTCCTGCGTCGGGAAGACGTCCTCCCAGTCGCCGCCGTGGGCGTACAGGGGAGCGGGGTCGTCCGCCGTCGAGAAGTACGGGACCAGGGCCTCGTACAGCACCTGGAGCCGCTGGATCTGCGACTCGTCGGGGCCTTCGGGAGCCGGTGGGTTGCGGTCCCTGCCCTGCCAGGCCGCCGCCGCCATCAGGGTGATGACGGCGAGCAGCGGGCCGTACGGCACCAGCACCACGACCAGGATCGACGAGGCCGCCAGGAACAGCAGCGGTCCACGCCTGTCCCTGGGGGTCTCGGCCCACCTGCGCCGCCCGGCCGAGGCCAGTCGGCGCAGTCCGCGGGTGATCGTGATCAGCGGATGGAGGACATCGGTGGCACTGTCGGCCGCCGTCCGGGCCAGCTCCCGGCTCCGGGCGATGTGCGCGCTGCCAGTGCTCAGGATGCTGGGAAGGGGGCGCCGGGCCACTGCTGTCTCCTGGAGGTGCGTACGGACGGGACGGGCGGCGTCAGAACTTGATGCCGCCGAGGAGGCTGGCCAGGCTCTCGCCGCCTGCCTTGATGCTCGGCGCGATGGCCGTGCTGGCCATGTAGAACCCGAAGAGGGCCGAGACCACGGCGTGCGACGCCTTGAGTCCGTCCTTTCGGAAGAAGAGGAAGACGATGATGCCGAGCAGGACCACGCCTGACATGGACAGGATCATTACGGTTCTCCTGGTTCGCGGGGGACAGTCACCATGAGTACTTCCAGGATCACAGCATGTATCCATACTACAAAAGGTGCAAGTGGGTGAAAAAGTGCTGATTTCCACCGGTCGGTCGAGGGCCTGACGGGTTGCCTGAGCAGCGCAGTTGCGTCGAACGGGTCCGCCCGCGATCCTCGCCGCCGAGGGCACCGGCCAGGTGTCCGACGAGCCAGTACGCTGGCGATTCACCCGAACGGTTGCAACGAGAGGCGGACCGGCCATGAGCGAGGCCCTCGACCCCGAGGTCGTGGAGCTGGCGACCAAGATCTTCGACCTGGCCCGCAACGGCCGGTCCGAGGAGCTCGTGGCGTACGTCGACGCGGGCGTCCCGGCCAACCTCACCAACGACCGTGGCGACTCCCTCGTGATGCTCGCCGCGTACCACGGCCACGCCGACGCGGTCCGGGCCCTGCTGGCCCGCGGCGCCGAGGCGGACCGGATCAACGACCGGGGTCAGACCCCGCTCGCCGGCGCGGCCTTCAAGGGTGAGACGGACGTCGTCAGGGTCCTGCTGGAGGCGGGCGCCGACCCGTCGCAGGGGACGCCGTCGGCCGTCGACACCGCTCGCATGTTCGACAGGGCGGACCTGCTGGAACTGTTCGGCGCGCACTGAGCCGGCGGTTCTGAACAGGTGAAATCGAGTTTTTGATCAGCTGAACGGACGACCACGGGGGAGGCGGTACAAGGCCGCCGGAAATTTCGGTCGCGGCAGGTAGAAGAGCCGGGTCATCATGACGTCGTGATTCACGGACGCGATGGCTGGGCAGGTGTTGCCGCACCGCGCGGGCCGTGATGCGGCCCGCATGGGCCACTGACGAGAGGCAGAGGAAAATGGTCTACAGCAAGCAGGAAACGGCGGGCCCCCCGACGTGTTGTCACGCGGCCAGGTAATGCAGGTCCCCGGTTGCGTCGACGCTTGATGTGAGGCTGTTTCCCATGTTCGATCCGGTCATAGCGCCCAGCGGTACGCTGCTCGGCCTGCTCCAGAGGGGCCGCGGCGACGGCACGCTGCACGCGCTCACCGCACCGCGGGCCGAGGCGCTCGCGGCGCTCAACCACTGTGTGCTGCGGGACCCCCGCCACGACTGGCAGGTGGAGAACCGCTCCCTCTACTACGCCCGCCTCTACCTCGACCTGAACGGCGAGCTGGAGGAGATCGAGGCCCACCTCTTCGACGTCGAGGACTTTTTCGACACCGAGGAGTCCCGCACGGGCCTGGCCCTGGCCGTCCTCGGCCACCTCGCCTCCTACGGCAGGCGGGACGCCCTGATCCTCCTGCGCCGGTACGCGGCCACGGGCGCCAACTGGGCCTGGGCCCTGGACGAGCTCGCCCTGCGCGACGACGACGCCGGCCTGCGCGCCCTGGCCGCGCCCGTCCTCGCCCGGTTCGGCACCGATACCGAGGGCGAGGCCGAGCTCGCCGCCGCCGTACGGGACGCCTTCGAGCCACGCCCCTGGCGGCTGTGGGCCGAGGACCCCCGTGAGTACGTCTCCGCACGCGTGCGTGCCGCTCAGGAGGCCGGCTGTTTCGACCGCTGGCAACGCCAGATGAGTCCCGGCGGGCCCCGCCCCGGCTGGAGCGTCCAGGCCGTGTTCGAGTGGGCCCAGCAGGGCGTCGAGCGCGGAGCCGCGCTCCACGTGCCCGCGGCCCGCTGTCTGTCCGCCGTGGCCGGGCCCGAGGACCGGCCCGAGATCGTGCAGGCGGCCAAGGACGGCGCCGAGGGAGCCCGGTGCACCGCACTGCGCTACCTGGCCGACTTCAACGATCCCGACGCCCTCGTGCTCATCGAACAGGCCGTGGCCACCGGCTCGACGCCCGTCGTCGAGGCCGCCGTCGACGCCTTCGAACGCATGCGCAGCGTCGCGGCCGTGGACCGGGCCCGCGGCTGGGCCCACCGGCCCGACCCGCTGGGCGCCGCGGCCGGCCGCATGCTCGCCTGCCGGGGCGGCACCCAGGACAGCGACCTGGTCCTCGGCGCCCTGCGCGAGGCCGTACGCGGCGAAGGCTGCGACGCGCCGACCCTGTGGACCCTCGTCGACGGCGCCGGACGGCTCGG is part of the Streptomyces asoensis genome and harbors:
- a CDS encoding HEAT repeat domain-containing protein — encoded protein: MFDPVIAPSGTLLGLLQRGRGDGTLHALTAPRAEALAALNHCVLRDPRHDWQVENRSLYYARLYLDLNGELEEIEAHLFDVEDFFDTEESRTGLALAVLGHLASYGRRDALILLRRYAATGANWAWALDELALRDDDAGLRALAAPVLARFGTDTEGEAELAAAVRDAFEPRPWRLWAEDPREYVSARVRAAQEAGCFDRWQRQMSPGGPRPGWSVQAVFEWAQQGVERGAALHVPAARCLSAVAGPEDRPEIVQAAKDGAEGARCTALRYLADFNDPDALVLIEQAVATGSTPVVEAAVDAFERMRSVAAVDRARGWAHRPDPLGAAAGRMLACRGGTQDSDLVLGALREAVRGEGCDAPTLWTLVDGAGRLGIVCAAPVLRHIYRETASSHLRGRCARALAATDPSYAAGFAVECLWDCEEGTREIAARHAETGDARVVERLRRLAADPAEEAEVQTAVRSRIGPDATSAM
- a CDS encoding ankyrin repeat domain-containing protein, encoding MSEALDPEVVELATKIFDLARNGRSEELVAYVDAGVPANLTNDRGDSLVMLAAYHGHADAVRALLARGAEADRINDRGQTPLAGAAFKGETDVVRVLLEAGADPSQGTPSAVDTARMFDRADLLELFGAH